In Cicer arietinum cultivar CDC Frontier isolate Library 1 chromosome 7, Cicar.CDCFrontier_v2.0, whole genome shotgun sequence, a single window of DNA contains:
- the LOC140918752 gene encoding uncharacterized protein has product MQAYLEAQGDNIWDAVENGPHIPKTVINNKEEIKIKNSWTDEDKRKVLFDKKAKNILQSALGIDEFLRISHFKTAKEIWDTLEVTHEGTIEVKRSKLKTLSQEYELFRMQPGESILDLQKRFTPTCSYCGLKGHTPNTCHIRNISIPKGHMWIEKDTNHQGPKTHWVHPNKI; this is encoded by the exons ATGCAAGCGTATCTCGAAGCACAAGGAGACAACATATGGGATGCAGTTGAAAATGGTCCTCACATTCCAAAAactgtcatcaataacaaagaagaaataaagataaaaaattcttgGACTGATGAGGATAAAAGAAAAGTGCTTTTCGATAAAAAGGCTAAGAATATATTACAATCTGCACTAGGAATTGATGAATTTTTACGCATATCTCACtttaaaacagcaaaagaaatatgggatacgttggAAGTAACTCACGAAGGCACCATTGAGGTAAAGAGATCTAAACTCAAGacactatcacaagaatatgagttatttcgAATGCAGCCCGGAGAGTCTATTCTAGACTTACAAAAAAG atttactcctacttgttcttattgtggtctcAAGGGTCACACCCCTAATACTTGTCATATTAGAAACATTAGTATTCCAAAAGGGCACATGTGGATAGAGAAAgatactaaccatcaaggacccaaaacacaTTGGGTACATCCTAATAAAATTTGA